One stretch of Bacteroidota bacterium DNA includes these proteins:
- a CDS encoding glycosyltransferase family 1 protein, with translation MRILYDHQIFSILKFGGISRYFAELYSGLSRDSSFHTEFAVRSTDNINYQKIVLNNTSVKHSPTNALLKKIRGKLFPTTKEGFVNRRISVEKLSRQEYDLFHPTYYDPYFLEYLRGKPYVLTVFDLIHELFPEYFTDTVISEMRERKKLLIKNAEHIIAISEQTKNDIISQYSVSSDKITTIYLASSFSKVTLQSPQSPTIPKNYLLFVGNRDIYKNFSFFIEAIADILRAKSDLYLICAGPEFIDTEKILFSQLKIENKVLQYFPSDNELIMLYQHAIALVYPSKYEGFGLPLLEAFACGCPVITSNASSLPEVGGDAVLYFDPENASEIQAQIKQLSTNEQLRNQQVDRGYDRLKMFSWDKTVEQTKSVYRKVLL, from the coding sequence ATGAGAATCCTCTACGACCATCAAATATTTTCAATCTTAAAATTTGGCGGGATATCAAGATATTTTGCCGAACTCTATTCGGGACTCTCTCGCGATTCTTCATTTCACACGGAATTTGCTGTGCGTTCAACAGATAATATCAATTATCAAAAGATTGTTCTAAACAACACTTCGGTCAAACATTCGCCAACCAATGCGTTGTTAAAAAAAATTAGAGGGAAGTTGTTCCCAACAACAAAAGAAGGGTTTGTAAACAGAAGGATTTCTGTTGAAAAATTATCCCGTCAAGAATATGATCTGTTTCATCCCACATATTACGATCCATATTTTTTGGAATATCTTCGTGGTAAACCATACGTGCTGACGGTATTTGATCTGATCCATGAATTATTTCCGGAATATTTTACTGATACCGTAATCAGTGAGATGCGTGAGCGGAAAAAATTATTGATTAAAAATGCGGAACATATAATTGCTATCTCCGAACAAACAAAAAATGATATTATCTCACAATATTCTGTCTCATCAGACAAAATAACAACAATCTATCTGGCCTCATCATTTTCCAAAGTCACTTTACAATCCCCTCAAAGTCCTACTATACCAAAGAATTATCTCCTCTTTGTTGGGAATCGAGATATTTATAAAAATTTCTCTTTTTTTATAGAAGCAATTGCTGATATCTTGAGAGCAAAGAGCGATCTATATTTGATCTGTGCAGGACCGGAATTCATTGACACCGAGAAGATATTGTTTTCACAATTAAAAATTGAAAATAAAGTCCTTCAATATTTCCCGTCGGATAATGAGCTTATAATGCTATATCAGCATGCTATCGCGTTGGTGTATCCATCGAAATATGAAGGTTTTGGCCTGCCGCTCTTGGAAGCATTTGCTTGCGGCTGTCCAGTTATTACAAGCAATGCAAGCTCATTACCGGAAGTTGGTGGAGATGCGGTTTTATATTTTGATCCTGAAAATGCATCTGAAATTCAAGCACAAATCAAACAATTGAGCACAAATGAACAACTGAGAAATCAACAAGTCGATAGGGGATATGATCGACTCAAAATGTTTTCGTGGGATAAGACAGTTGAACAAACGAAATCTGTTTATCGAAAAGTGTTATTATAA
- a CDS encoding oligosaccharide flippase family protein — protein MRIIKTYFTQGNERSIRAKKNILASLFIRVCSMGIGLLLVPMTLKAISSTEYGVWLTISSFIGWFSFFDIGLGNGLRNKFAEALAKKEMTLAREYISTTYALMVMISVGISVVFFIANAILDWRVIFNASESITGELQLLVPIVFLMFALQFVIQLITTVLLADQRPAISNFLGLVGSILTLVGIVLIDQYGVSSLLSFGLVFTVSPLLVLIGAHIFLYRGRYQDLSPTFQYIKFAHAKNLANLGIQFFIIQIAVLILFSTSNMIIAQYFGPNEVTSFNIALKYFGLISSLFVLIVNPFWSAITDAYYRNDILWIKRSINKLMLVWVGLCCLSAVMLIVSTEVYALWVGTSIHIPFAVSLVVAVFVIMTTWNSIFASFLNGTGKIRLQLYSAIFVSIINIPLSIYLLGIYGLPGVTLSTIICVGVSSVWSPIQYYKIINNRAKGIWAR, from the coding sequence ATGCGGATCATTAAGACATATTTTACTCAGGGGAATGAACGTAGCATACGTGCGAAAAAAAACATTCTCGCTTCACTGTTCATTAGGGTTTGTTCGATGGGTATTGGTCTATTGTTGGTTCCAATGACATTGAAAGCAATTTCTTCTACTGAATACGGAGTATGGCTGACGATCAGTTCTTTTATTGGTTGGTTTTCATTCTTTGATATTGGTTTAGGAAATGGATTGAGAAATAAATTTGCTGAGGCGTTGGCAAAAAAAGAAATGACCTTAGCAAGGGAATACATCAGTACGACATATGCGCTTATGGTGATGATCTCCGTTGGAATCAGTGTGGTATTCTTTATTGCCAACGCAATACTAGATTGGAGAGTAATTTTTAATGCTTCTGAGTCGATCACCGGCGAACTACAATTATTAGTACCGATAGTCTTTCTAATGTTCGCTTTACAATTTGTCATTCAATTGATAACGACAGTATTATTGGCCGACCAACGTCCTGCGATAAGTAATTTCCTTGGGCTTGTCGGAAGTATTCTTACTTTGGTAGGAATCGTGCTTATCGATCAGTATGGCGTATCCTCATTATTATCATTCGGTCTTGTCTTTACAGTTTCACCCTTATTGGTCCTTATAGGTGCTCATATTTTCCTCTATCGTGGACGATATCAAGATCTCTCTCCGACATTTCAGTATATCAAATTTGCTCACGCAAAAAATTTGGCAAACCTTGGCATCCAATTTTTTATTATTCAGATAGCAGTGCTCATTTTGTTTTCGACGAGTAATATGATTATTGCACAATATTTTGGTCCGAATGAAGTGACATCATTTAATATTGCATTGAAATATTTTGGATTAATAAGTTCTTTGTTTGTATTGATTGTCAACCCATTTTGGTCTGCCATTACTGATGCTTATTATCGTAACGATATACTATGGATTAAACGATCGATCAATAAGTTGATGTTGGTATGGGTTGGATTATGTTGTCTATCAGCAGTGATGCTGATTGTCTCTACCGAAGTCTATGCGCTATGGGTTGGAACTTCTATCCATATTCCATTTGCCGTTTCACTAGTCGTAGCTGTCTTTGTAATTATGACAACATGGAATTCTATATTTGCATCATTTCTTAATGGAACCGGAAAAATACGTTTGCAGCTTTATAGCGCAATATTTGTCAGCATCATTAATATCCCGCTCTCTATCTACTTGCTTGGAATTTATGGCCTTCCAGGTGTTACTCTTTCCACGATTATTTGTGTCGGAGTTAGTTCGGTGTGGTCACCAATTCAATATTATAAAATAATAAATAATAGAGCAAAAGGGATATGGGCGCGATAA
- a CDS encoding glycosyltransferase family A protein: MPVNDTIVSIIIPCYNAEKYLRQTLESVRWQSYRNWECILIDDGSTDSSAEIFYSFQSSDSRFRYLHQTNQGPSIARNTGVKQSVGEFIQFLDADDILLQNRLHECVEQFQANNTADIVYSDFVLYEKGQKFLQTLPAKIPNGDVVKAMLFDLNIHFVVLMHSMMFRRPMVEAHPFDTSLPYWAEDQDCWIRMAMDNAKFTFIDSILVIYRFTENNLTSKEAELISSKITMLERYSNDPRTKQFGLEFQLAFLYLRQRLVMGYFMEKSFKKAIQLLVSIWTKSTFSAKLKMAGWGILMFLFSKKFIVLSRAWIVEQTPFKWGGWKHAQMWSPPQSIIDLLRS; this comes from the coding sequence ATGCCTGTGAATGATACAATAGTTTCAATAATAATTCCCTGTTATAATGCCGAAAAATATCTTCGGCAGACGTTAGAAAGCGTTCGATGGCAAAGCTACAGAAATTGGGAATGTATACTTATTGACGACGGATCCACGGATTCATCCGCTGAAATATTTTATTCGTTTCAATCATCAGACTCACGATTTAGATATCTCCATCAAACGAATCAGGGACCTTCCATAGCCCGAAACACCGGCGTGAAACAATCTGTGGGGGAGTTCATTCAGTTTCTTGATGCGGATGATATTCTCTTACAGAACAGACTTCACGAATGTGTCGAACAGTTTCAAGCCAACAATACTGCGGATATTGTCTATTCGGATTTTGTTCTCTATGAAAAAGGGCAGAAGTTTTTACAGACACTTCCTGCAAAAATACCGAATGGTGATGTTGTCAAGGCGATGTTATTTGATTTGAATATTCATTTTGTTGTATTGATGCATTCCATGATGTTTCGACGTCCGATGGTAGAAGCACATCCATTTGATACTTCATTACCCTATTGGGCAGAAGATCAGGACTGTTGGATACGAATGGCGATGGATAATGCAAAATTTACATTCATCGACAGCATTTTGGTGATTTACCGTTTTACAGAGAATAATTTAACTTCAAAAGAGGCTGAGCTAATTTCCTCCAAAATTACTATGCTGGAAAGATATAGTAATGACCCAAGGACAAAGCAATTTGGACTCGAATTCCAATTGGCATTCTTGTATTTGCGACAGCGTCTTGTGATGGGATATTTCATGGAGAAATCTTTTAAGAAAGCGATACAACTATTAGTTTCTATTTGGACAAAATCAACGTTTTCAGCAAAATTAAAAATGGCTGGTTGGGGCATATTAATGTTTCTATTTTCAAAAAAGTTTATTGTCCTTTCTCGTGCATGGATTGTAGAACAGACCCCTTTTAAATGGGGTGGATGGAAGCATGCACAGATGTGGTCACCTCCACAATCGATTATAGATTTATTACGCTCGTAG
- the lexA gene encoding transcriptional repressor LexA, with protein MENKPLTKAQQKVFDLVKAYIEENNIPPTLAELADKLKVNLNAVRSHLLTLDRKQALKYIPNISRGIELFQSKSKGIPIYGYVPAGTPFMSQENIVDTFEIKKYISASDEVFGLYVRGDSMKDANLETDDLLFVDPKIEARNGRMVVALVEGEPTVKWFERDGNTIRLVPANSKYKPIEVNKHDDRFQIVGVVVGMIRSIDKKRIDDSVKYKKAS; from the coding sequence ATGGAAAACAAACCTCTTACCAAAGCTCAGCAAAAAGTATTCGATCTTGTAAAAGCGTATATCGAAGAGAACAATATTCCTCCCACGTTGGCGGAACTAGCGGATAAACTAAAAGTAAATTTGAATGCTGTTCGCTCACATCTGCTTACGCTTGATCGAAAACAGGCGTTAAAATATATTCCAAACATCTCCCGCGGTATTGAACTCTTCCAGTCAAAATCTAAAGGGATTCCGATTTACGGATATGTTCCGGCGGGGACACCGTTTATGTCTCAGGAAAATATTGTCGACACTTTTGAAATTAAAAAATATATCTCGGCATCGGATGAAGTGTTTGGTCTGTACGTTAGGGGTGACAGTATGAAGGATGCCAACCTTGAAACTGACGATTTATTGTTTGTTGATCCTAAAATTGAGGCGCGAAACGGTAGAATGGTTGTTGCCTTGGTTGAAGGGGAACCAACAGTGAAATGGTTTGAGCGTGATGGGAATACTATCCGTTTAGTCCCAGCAAACAGTAAATATAAACCGATTGAAGTGAACAAACACGATGACCGGTTTCAAATTGTGGGTGTAGTAGTTGGTATGATCCGATCAATCGACAAGAAAAGGATTGATGACTCGGTGAAATACAAAAAAGCATCCTAA
- a CDS encoding Ig-like domain-containing protein: MHRLLVFICVILCFNGCKKDQPTSPVNGKENTPPMVSILAPLNNSNILDSSIVVVEAKSERGIQKVELSIDEITDSTRTLFFPPYTFVIKASTYQENSLHTIIAKAYDSSGRVATSQAVTVTFYRFAPSELIVTSLNDEEIRLAWKDNSSIESSFEVEESVNSGGFSFLKSAGKDTASVYIRKVFNTAQTYIFRVRAKKEAYNSGYSNNVKITGMTKGLCVGGNLTVAGTTSVALIAFWDGNTWSAMGAGSNGTVASILTYNNSLYYGNGSQNGIRYWNISNWATLGVGTNGNVSTLAVYNGELIVGGGFNSAENFPTPGVAKWDGSRWSAMGSPPFTFVDCLTLFEDKIYAIGRDFSAGVNGSWFSHWDGVQWQFPLGSSSESISSMCVHHGELYAAKQTNHSGSTSTNRGVFKWNGGGWTQIGSSFAITPFALQSFGNQLFAGGNFKAIGTDSINRVAAWDGNSWKSVAGGFNNAVQCFAVANNVLYAGGDFTASGIIPVNRIARWDGTSWNDVGGGVNNAIYVMAPFNQWKWESVP, from the coding sequence ATGCATCGTCTGCTCGTATTCATATGTGTTATTCTATGCTTCAATGGCTGTAAGAAGGATCAGCCGACTTCGCCAGTTAATGGAAAAGAAAACACACCGCCAATGGTCTCTATCTTAGCTCCTCTAAACAACTCGAATATTCTGGATAGCAGCATTGTGGTCGTTGAAGCAAAGAGTGAAAGAGGAATTCAGAAAGTTGAATTATCTATAGATGAAATTACCGATTCAACAAGGACTCTTTTCTTTCCACCATATACATTTGTGATAAAAGCGTCTACCTATCAAGAAAATTCTTTGCATACAATTATTGCCAAAGCATATGATTCATCAGGAAGAGTGGCTACTTCACAAGCAGTTACGGTCACATTTTACCGATTTGCTCCTTCTGAACTCATAGTAACATCACTTAATGATGAAGAAATTCGGTTAGCGTGGAAAGATAATAGTTCAATTGAATCTTCCTTTGAAGTTGAAGAGAGTGTTAACAGTGGAGGGTTCTCATTTTTAAAATCAGCTGGCAAAGATACTGCCAGTGTCTATATTCGAAAAGTGTTTAACACTGCTCAAACATACATATTCAGAGTGAGGGCAAAAAAAGAAGCGTATAATAGTGGTTATTCGAATAATGTCAAAATTACTGGAATGACAAAAGGACTTTGTGTGGGAGGCAATCTTACTGTTGCCGGAACAACTTCAGTTGCTTTAATTGCTTTTTGGGATGGAAACACATGGTCTGCCATGGGGGCTGGAAGCAATGGAACGGTAGCGAGTATTTTAACATATAATAACTCATTGTATTATGGAAATGGGAGCCAGAACGGAATACGATATTGGAATATTTCAAATTGGGCAACGCTCGGTGTAGGTACAAATGGAAATGTGAGCACTCTTGCAGTATATAACGGTGAACTTATTGTTGGAGGTGGATTTAATTCCGCAGAAAACTTTCCAACACCTGGTGTTGCAAAATGGGATGGATCACGCTGGTCAGCAATGGGGAGTCCACCGTTTACTTTTGTTGATTGTTTAACATTGTTTGAAGATAAAATATATGCTATTGGTAGGGATTTTTCTGCAGGAGTCAATGGAAGTTGGTTTTCGCATTGGGACGGAGTTCAATGGCAATTTCCGCTGGGATCATCATCGGAATCGATCTCTTCAATGTGCGTACATCACGGTGAACTCTATGCAGCGAAACAAACTAATCATTCCGGTTCCACTTCAACAAATAGGGGAGTGTTCAAATGGAACGGAGGCGGATGGACGCAAATAGGGTCTTCATTTGCCATAACTCCGTTTGCACTACAATCGTTTGGAAATCAACTTTTTGCCGGCGGAAATTTTAAAGCAATTGGTACAGACAGCATTAATCGGGTTGCGGCATGGGATGGAAATTCTTGGAAATCAGTCGCAGGGGGATTTAACAATGCTGTTCAATGTTTTGCTGTGGCAAATAATGTTTTATATGCTGGTGGTGATTTTACCGCGTCGGGAATTATTCCGGTCAATAGAATTGCACGCTGGGATGGAACATCGTGGAATGATGTTGGCGGGGGTGTGAATAACGCTATCTATGTCATGGCACCGTTCAATCAATGGAAATGGGAAAGCGTGCCGTAA
- a CDS encoding glycosyltransferase family 1 protein, producing MRVGIDIRKYYDYGIGTYIQNLAHTFEERSDLSCVYFIPDEYRSRITTSLRGEFVSENSSKYSLKELISVSENANAQQLDLFHAPHYTLPINLKMPSIVTIHDIIHLRLKQYFSLPKRAYAYWMIRHACKASSAVIVDSEFGKKELMQVFNIREEKIRVVPLGVNQLYFEKTNEEEKERIRKKYEITKPYILYTGSVKPHKNIPTLLRAFKKILIHNDMQLVFTGENLLVNPSLVAIVQELQLKKSIIDLGRIGIEELKTVYQSASVVVLPSFYEGFGFSMLEGMASRVPVVGARATSITEVVGDAGLLFDPSDENELAKQLESLFSNSMLRSELINKGVERAKKYTWKNCAEKTLKIYREVAK from the coding sequence ATGAGAGTCGGAATTGATATTCGAAAATATTATGATTATGGAATTGGCACATATATCCAAAATCTGGCTCATACATTCGAAGAACGCTCTGATCTTTCATGTGTTTATTTCATTCCAGATGAATATCGCTCTCGAATAACCACTTCATTGAGGGGCGAGTTTGTTTCGGAAAATTCTTCCAAATATTCCTTAAAAGAACTTATCTCAGTTTCAGAAAATGCGAACGCACAACAATTGGATCTCTTTCACGCTCCTCACTATACTCTCCCTATAAATTTAAAGATGCCGAGTATCGTGACTATTCATGATATTATACATCTTCGGTTGAAACAATATTTCTCGCTTCCAAAACGGGCATATGCATACTGGATGATTAGGCATGCGTGTAAAGCGTCTTCTGCAGTCATTGTTGATTCAGAATTCGGAAAAAAGGAATTGATGCAAGTTTTTAATATTCGAGAAGAAAAAATTCGTGTTGTACCTCTTGGTGTTAACCAGTTGTACTTTGAAAAAACCAATGAAGAAGAGAAAGAACGGATCCGAAAAAAATACGAGATTACGAAACCGTATATTTTATATACCGGGAGCGTAAAACCACATAAAAACATTCCTACCTTGTTAAGAGCTTTCAAGAAAATATTGATCCATAACGATATGCAGCTTGTTTTTACTGGTGAAAATCTTCTGGTAAATCCTTCCCTTGTTGCCATTGTCCAAGAACTACAATTGAAAAAATCGATAATTGATCTTGGTAGAATTGGAATAGAAGAATTGAAAACAGTGTATCAGTCTGCCTCCGTGGTTGTTCTCCCGTCATTTTATGAAGGCTTCGGTTTTTCGATGTTGGAAGGGATGGCTTCCCGTGTTCCTGTAGTTGGAGCTAGAGCAACATCCATAACAGAAGTTGTTGGTGATGCAGGTTTATTATTCGATCCATCCGACGAAAATGAGCTTGCGAAGCAATTAGAATCCCTTTTTTCAAATTCGATGCTTCGTTCTGAACTGATAAATAAAGGGGTGGAACGTGCGAAAAAATATACATGGAAGAATTGTGCTGAAAAGACTCTTAAAATATATCGTGAGGTAGCAAAATGA
- a CDS encoding glycosyltransferase family 2 protein, with protein sequence MQPKVSIITVCKNSEKTIERTIKSVLNQTYRNIEYIVIDGVSTDRTLEILNSYASQFGENLKILSEPDNGIYDAMNKGIALASGEIIGIINSDDWYEATAVQLVADEYHKNNNAVYYGILRCYAGDNEVMLKAVNYKYLHAENVGHPAYFVATSVYRNHGVFRLDYRYASDYELMMRLIKKEVPFIQINQIVANYSYGGTSSKLEIFTYEEYFKIRHEYGYLSKKGLMLRLLRNKLYFMFRNLPFLRN encoded by the coding sequence GTGCAGCCCAAAGTATCCATTATTACCGTTTGTAAGAATTCAGAAAAAACCATTGAACGAACAATCAAGTCTGTATTGAATCAAACGTACAGAAACATTGAATATATTGTCATCGACGGAGTCTCAACGGATCGCACGTTAGAGATTCTGAATTCTTATGCTTCTCAATTTGGTGAAAATCTCAAAATACTTTCAGAACCAGATAACGGTATTTATGATGCAATGAATAAAGGCATTGCATTAGCTTCTGGAGAAATTATCGGAATTATCAATAGTGACGATTGGTATGAAGCTACAGCTGTGCAGTTAGTAGCGGATGAATATCACAAGAACAATAATGCAGTTTATTACGGTATTCTGAGATGTTATGCCGGCGATAACGAGGTGATGCTCAAAGCGGTGAATTATAAATATTTACATGCGGAAAATGTTGGGCATCCGGCATATTTTGTCGCAACATCTGTATATCGTAACCATGGGGTTTTTCGTCTTGACTATCGATATGCAAGTGATTATGAATTAATGATGAGATTGATTAAAAAAGAGGTTCCATTTATTCAAATCAATCAAATCGTAGCAAATTATAGTTACGGCGGCACATCATCCAAATTGGAAATATTTACTTATGAAGAGTATTTTAAGATACGTCATGAGTACGGATATCTTTCCAAAAAAGGATTGATGTTGAGATTGTTGAGAAACAAATTATACTTCATGTTTCGGAACTTACCGTTCTTACGAAATTAA
- a CDS encoding glycosyltransferase family 2 protein, whose product MTVSIIIVNYNGLEFTRQCLETLYRYHDSQMIEVIVVDNNSTDGSQKDLPVLFPSITLISLPENKGFGAANNAGAAIAKGEFLFFVNNDTLFREEILSVMKTQILLNEKCGIVGPKLLNQDQSFQLSFGSFPSLRTEMEAKQSAHNYSLQSAQDIVSHLTIKKDWVTGAAFMIKRHLFELVGGFDEHYFMYFEDIDLCKTVCEKGYHVLYVPQISLIHLGGKSYPKRDDKIVYEYRRSQLRYYDKHNSLFQRIAVRKYIGFKFFPKIFTKKGSGLAKKVLKLLFSSQH is encoded by the coding sequence ATGACTGTAAGCATTATTATTGTCAACTATAACGGTTTGGAATTTACCCGTCAATGTCTTGAGACATTGTATCGTTACCATGATTCTCAAATGATTGAAGTGATCGTTGTCGATAATAATTCGACCGATGGTTCGCAAAAAGATTTGCCAGTGTTATTCCCATCAATCACTCTTATATCTCTTCCGGAAAATAAAGGTTTTGGGGCCGCAAATAATGCTGGTGCTGCTATAGCAAAAGGGGAATTCCTGTTTTTTGTGAATAACGATACGTTATTCAGAGAAGAAATATTGTCAGTAATGAAAACGCAGATTTTGTTAAACGAAAAATGTGGAATTGTCGGTCCGAAATTGTTAAATCAAGATCAGTCATTTCAACTTTCTTTTGGCAGTTTTCCTTCGTTACGTACTGAAATGGAAGCAAAACAATCCGCCCATAATTATTCATTGCAGTCTGCTCAAGATATTGTTTCCCATCTCACGATAAAAAAAGATTGGGTAACCGGAGCCGCTTTTATGATTAAACGCCACTTGTTCGAATTAGTCGGAGGGTTTGACGAACACTATTTTATGTATTTTGAGGACATCGATCTATGTAAAACAGTATGCGAGAAAGGATATCATGTTCTGTATGTTCCTCAGATTTCATTAATCCATCTGGGAGGGAAAAGTTATCCGAAGAGAGATGATAAGATCGTCTATGAATATCGACGAAGCCAATTGCGATATTATGACAAGCATAACTCACTGTTTCAACGTATTGCGGTAAGAAAATATATTGGTTTTAAATTTTTTCCTAAAATTTTCACGAAAAAAGGGTCTGGACTTGCGAAAAAAGTGTTAAAATTACTCTTTTCTTCACAACATTAA
- a CDS encoding glycosyltransferase family 2 protein: MKNQISIIIVNYNGKHFLNDCIASVMPQCADRAEIIVVDNGSKDGSAEYLKQTFPSVRVIESRENLGFAGGNNLGVNHANGDYIVLLNNDTKVHNGWLDGLVKAVSDDRIVCASSLIKTEGIPDRYYEQNGSINFLGHNIMRIFDEPTDIFFAGGASMIFKKDIIGIPFDDDYFVYAEDVYLGLRLRFMGYSIKHTNASVLNHYGNGTAKTQKSEFLTYYQERNRLLNTFLFFTPLTIVKVFPFIILNFVAKCLASLAGMKYSFLGLLKAYTWLLFNISVIIKKREALQLEKKVDEKEVTRFMTGKLTNGESIVGNLANIVSILYCRIVNLRVIEIAK, from the coding sequence GTGAAAAATCAAATCAGTATCATCATTGTCAATTATAACGGAAAGCATTTCCTGAACGATTGTATTGCATCGGTAATGCCGCAATGTGCAGATCGAGCGGAAATTATCGTTGTGGATAATGGTTCAAAGGATGGGAGCGCTGAATACCTCAAACAAACTTTTCCCTCGGTTCGAGTGATCGAAAGTAGAGAAAATCTTGGATTTGCTGGAGGAAATAATCTTGGAGTGAACCATGCAAACGGCGATTATATTGTACTGCTCAATAATGATACGAAAGTCCATAACGGATGGCTGGATGGACTGGTAAAAGCGGTTTCTGATGATCGAATCGTTTGTGCCTCTTCTTTGATTAAAACGGAAGGAATTCCTGACCGATATTACGAACAAAATGGATCGATAAATTTTCTTGGACATAATATCATGCGAATCTTTGATGAACCAACTGATATATTTTTTGCAGGAGGAGCGTCGATGATCTTTAAAAAGGATATTATTGGAATTCCTTTTGATGACGATTATTTTGTCTATGCTGAAGATGTGTATTTGGGCCTTCGATTACGATTCATGGGGTATAGTATAAAGCATACAAACGCCTCCGTTCTTAACCACTATGGAAATGGAACAGCTAAGACACAAAAGAGTGAATTTCTTACCTATTATCAGGAACGGAACCGATTACTCAACACGTTCCTTTTTTTTACTCCGCTGACAATTGTGAAAGTATTCCCTTTTATTATTTTAAATTTTGTCGCGAAATGTCTGGCTTCATTGGCTGGGATGAAATATTCGTTTTTAGGACTTCTGAAAGCCTACACCTGGCTACTTTTCAATATATCGGTCATCATCAAAAAGCGAGAGGCGTTACAACTGGAGAAAAAAGTTGATGAAAAGGAAGTGACCCGTTTTATGACCGGCAAATTGACCAATGGTGAATCAATCGTTGGCAACTTGGCGAACATAGTTTCAATATTATATTGCCGCATAGTGAATCTGAGAGTAATTGAGATAGCAAAATGA
- the nadD gene encoding nicotinate (nicotinamide) nucleotide adenylyltransferase: MKTGIYGGTFNPPHVGHLIVAEQVRTELSLDKITFIPSYISPHKQEGESDIAEHRLAMTKLAVSSNVKFDCSDIEIAKRETSYTIITLEQLKNKNPHDSLFLIIGMDNYLTFHLWKEPQRILTMATLVVMNRPGYPQQVNEVIGTKNTVFIDVPNIDISSSEIRRRVNEQKSIHYLVPNTVEEYIHSNNLFR; this comes from the coding sequence ATGAAAACCGGTATTTATGGCGGAACTTTCAATCCGCCGCATGTTGGACATTTAATTGTTGCTGAACAAGTCCGTACGGAACTCAGTTTAGATAAGATCACTTTTATTCCATCCTATATTTCTCCGCATAAACAGGAGGGGGAATCAGATATCGCTGAACATCGCTTGGCGATGACGAAGCTCGCTGTTTCGAGTAATGTAAAGTTTGATTGTTCTGATATCGAAATAGCAAAAAGAGAAACTTCTTATACCATCATAACCCTAGAACAATTGAAGAATAAGAATCCTCATGATTCTCTCTTCCTTATCATCGGAATGGACAATTATCTTACGTTCCATTTGTGGAAAGAGCCGCAAAGGATTCTGACCATGGCCACACTTGTTGTAATGAATCGCCCCGGTTATCCTCAGCAGGTCAACGAGGTTATTGGGACAAAAAATACCGTTTTTATTGATGTTCCTAATATTGATATTTCTTCATCTGAAATACGTCGCAGAGTAAATGAACAAAAATCAATTCATTATCTGGTTCCTAATACTGTTGAAGAGTATATTCATTCCAATAATCTTTTTCGATAA